In the genome of Burkholderia sp. PAMC 26561, the window CGAGTGTCGCCACATAGCCGATGCGCGGTTCCTGCGCCACTTGCGGAGCAGGCACAGGCGCGGGCACCGGAGCAACGGTTGACAACTCGCGGATCGACACGACCAGCGCGATCGCGGCAATTGCGGTCGCTGCGATCGACCATCCGCGCCAGAACGACAGGTTCTCGAACCAGCCGGGCTTCGGACGCGCAACCGGCGTTGGCGGAACCGGACGCGCCGCAGTCGCATCGCGACGGGCATTCACGAGATTCAGCCGGCGTTCGATAGCCGTCCAGATTTCGGGCGGTGCCGCGACGCCCGGTCCGAGTTCGGTCATGGCCGCGAGGCGCAGGCGCCAGGTCTCGACCGCGAGCCGGATGGCTGGATCGTGCTGGGAAATACTCTCGAAGCGTCTTCGCGACCCGCCGCGCAGCACCCCGAGTGTGTACTCGGCGGCAAGCTGATCGACCAGCCCCGCGTATCGATGCAGATCCATCACAGCCCTCCCAGGCACGTCTTTAGTTTTTCCAAGCCGCGACGAATCCACGACTTCACTGTGCCGAGCGGTACTTTAAGAACGTCGGCCACTTCGCTATGGCTCTGGTCACGCAGATATGCAAGCGCCACTGCCTGACGCTGATTGGCTTCGAGCCTGTCCATGCAGATGGCGAGTTGCCGTGCTTCCTGGCTCATCAGCATCTGGTCGGAGGGATCTGCCTCGTTTGCAGGCAAGGTATCGTCCAACGCATCGCTCCATTCGGTTTCGGCGCTCGCCCCGTTGGCTTTCTGCCGCCGCAAATAATCGAGAGCCCGGTTGCGGACGATCGCCGCCATCCAGGTCATGGGCGCGGACAGGCCTGCTTTGTAGTCGCCCGCGTATCGCCAGATATTGACGAACGCGTCCTGCAAAACTTCTTCGGCCCACTCACGCTTCACCAATATACGAAGCGCGAGGCCAAACAGTTTCGACGAAGTTAAATCATAGAGCGCGCGCAACGCGGCGGCGTCTTCGCTGGCAACACGGTCGAGCAGTTGCACGAGGGTGTCGGGGGTCGGGTCGTGAGAAAGGATTGTCGTCATGGGACCGGTCGGGTGGGCGGCGCGATCGATATTACCGAAATAATCGCTTCGAACCGCATTGGTTTTTTTGCATCCGGATGAATCCGTTTCACTTTTCCAAACGTAATTACGGATACGAGCCCGTTTTGGCATGCGCGAAAACACCGCATGACCGGCGCAGCTCACCATGTGTCCCCGTTCTCCTCCGGCCCTGCCGGGGAGAAGCGGCTTTGCCCGGTCCCAATAGGCCGGGCATTTTTTTGTGCATTGTGTAGTGCTCTTCGTGCTGTGAAAGCCGCCGGGCATTCCTCTGCTCAAACTCCCACCAGCATCACAAGTTTCAAATCTTCCCGGTGCGCCGGCTTGAACGTAATCTGGTCGTACACGAGCCGGCCGCGCGTGGGGTGATTGAACTCCCGCGTGCCGCCTTCACGTTCGCCCACGTCTTGCGACGCCCAGAAGCGCGCGAATGCATCGCTGGCGCTGCTGAGCGAATCGATCAGCGCTCGCGTCGGGGCATCGTTCAGGTGACGGATCGAATCAGCCCGGAATTCGGCTACCAGACGGCGCGCCCGTGTCTCCCAATCGACGATGAGACTCTGTGCTCCGGCCCCGGTAAACGTGAACGAGAGCAGATTCCGATCCCGCTCGCCATCCAGCCAGCCAACAAACAACGCGGCCGCCTGTGCGTTCCATCGCAACGCGTTCCATTGCCGGTCGAGCACGTAGGCGGGGGCATCGATCAATTCCACGGATTTCAGCAGCGACGCCGGCGCATCTTGCGCCGCCGGATCGGGCTCGGCTGGATCGCGCTGGGCGGCGAGTTCAAAGAGGTATGCGCGCTCGGCCCGCGAGAGCTGCAATGCGACCGCGATGCGCGCGAGGGCATCGGCGGAAGCGGAAACCGGCCGGCCTTGCTCGATCCACGTGTACCAGGTCGGGCTGACGCCGCACAACTGAGCAACTTCCTCACGACGCAAACCCGGCGTGCGGCGGCGCGGACCGGGTGGCAGGCCGACGGCCATCGGCGAAAGCCGCTCGCGATGCGCGCGGATGAACTCGCCGAGCGCGCGCGCGGGCGTGGCATCGAGCGGTGGCGCGACGCTGGGTGCGTTAGAAGAAGAGGGCGACGACGGAGTCATGAATGGGCGTTGAGATGAATTCGATACGCGGTCGGGTACTTTAGATACCAGAATAACTGCACAACTTGTACCGGTACAAGGTGGCGCTTATTGTAGCGTTGCTGTCGCTGGGAAAATACTGACAAAAACCTGGAGCTACCCATGAAACACCACGAACAGGTCGCCGATGCATTCGGCTCGACCGCCGCCGCCTATCTCACGAGTGCCGTGCATGCAACCGGCGCCGATCTGCAGGAACTGGCGCGCGAAGTTGCCGCGGTTCCGGATGCGGCCGTGCTCGACCTGGGTTGCGGGGCGGGTCACGTGAGTTTTTCGGTCGCGCCGCACGCCAAGAGCGTGGTGGCGTACGACATCGCGGAACAGATGCTGGCGACGGTCGCCGGGGCGGCGCAGGAACGCGGGCTTGAGAACATCACGACGCAGCAAGGTCCCGCCGAACGTCTGCCTTTCGCCGATGCCACCTTCGACCGCGTGCTGAGCCGCATGAGCGCTCACCACTGGCACGATGTGCCGGCGGCGCTGAAGGAAGTCCGGCGCGTGCTGAAGCCGGGCGGGCGCGTGGTGTTCGTGGATATCGCGGGCGCGGACCATCCGTTGCTCGATACCCATATCCAGGCCGTCGAAGTGCTGCGCGATGGCTCGCATATCCGGGATTATCGTGGGGACGAGTGGCTGGCCTTGTTCGAACAGGCGGGCTTCAAGGCCGGGATTCGCAGCCGATGGCGCTTGCCGCTTCAATTCGATACGTGGGTCGCGAGAATGCGTACGCCGCCGGAACGCGTGACGGCGATTCGCTCGCTGTGGAAGAACGCGCCCGACGAAGTGCGCCAGTATTTCGCGGTTCAGGACGATGGTTCGTTTGAACTGGATGCGTTGATGGTCGAGGCGGAATAACGGGAAAGCCGGCAGATACTTCGCCGGCTTTACTCAACGCAACTGCGAAAGATCAACCCGTATTACGCAACCCCGCCGCAATCCCGTTGATGGTCAAGTGAATCCCGCGTCCCAGCCGCACGTTGTCATCCCCCGCGCGGTGCCGTTTCAGCAACTCCACCTGCAAGTGATTCAGCGGGTCCAGATACGGGAAGCGGTTCTTGATCGACCGCGCGAGCAGCGGGTTGTTCGCGAGCCGCTCGCTGTGCCCCGTGATCTCCGACAACACGCTCGACGTCCGCTCCCATTCCGCCACGATCCGGCTGAACACGTGCTTGCGGAGTTTTTTATCGGTGACGAGTTGCGCGTAACGCGATGCCACCGCAATGTCCGTCTTCGCCAGGACCATGTCCATGTTCGAGAGCAGGTTCGCGAAGAACGGCCAGGTCTTGTGCATCTTCTTGAGCGTGGCGAGCCGCCTCGCGCGCTCGGCGGCGTCGGACGCGGTATCGAGGAAATTCGTGACCGCGCTGCCGAAGCCATACCATCCCGTCAGAAGCAGACGGCATTGGCCCCACGAAAAGCCCCACGGAATCGCCCGCAGATCCTCGATCTTGCGTTGCTTCGGATCCTGCAATTTTCGCGATGCCGGCCGGCTGCCGATGTTCAGCTCCGCGATCTCCGAAATCGGCGTCGATTCGAAGAAATACTCCTTGAATCCGGGCGTTTCATAAACCAGCGCACGATACGCGGCCATCGCCGAATCCGACAGCGTCTGCATGGTTGCTTCGAACGCGGGCAACTGCGCCGGCGTATTTTCGTGCGGCAAGAGCGAAGCTTCGAGCGTCGCCGCCACCACGAGCTCGAGATTGCGCCGCCCGATCTCTGGATTGCCGAATTTGCTCGCGATCACTTCGCCTTGCTCGGTCGTGCGGATCTGGCCATCTACCGTCCCTGGCGGCTGTGACAGGATTGCCTGATACGTCGGACCGCCTCCGCGACCGACCGTGCCCCCACGGCCGTGAAAAAGGCGCAAGGTGGTCTTGTGCTGCTTGAACAACGCGACCAGCGCCAGTTCCGCGCGATACAACTCCCAGTTCGACGTAAGAAAACCGCCGTCCTTGTTGCTGTCGGAGTAACCCAGCATGACTTCCTGCTCGCCGCCTTGCAGCTCGACCAGCTTGTTCACGCCCGGCAGCGCGAAGAAGTCGCCCATGATGTGCGGCGCGTTGCGCAAGTCGGCGATGGTTTCGAACAGCGGAATCACCATGAGGCCATCGTGCGCGGGATCTTTCGCGTGTCCGAGACGCCCCTGCAGCAGGCCGGTTTCCTTTTGCAGCAGCATCACTTCAAGCAAGTCGCTGACCGTTTCTGTATGCGAAATGATGTAGTTGCGCACGGCCCGCGTACCGAATTTCTCACGCGTCACGCGCGCCGCTTCGAGCACGCCGAGTTCGCTCTTAGCGAGATCCGAGTAATCGAAATACGGCAGGCGCAGC includes:
- a CDS encoding anti-sigma factor → MDLHRYAGLVDQLAAEYTLGVLRGGSRRRFESISQHDPAIRLAVETWRLRLAAMTELGPGVAAPPEIWTAIERRLNLVNARRDATAARPVPPTPVARPKPGWFENLSFWRGWSIAATAIAAIALVVSIRELSTVAPVPAPVPAPQVAQEPRIGYVATLADEKSNARMLVTWDDRTSEVTVRRLSGSSDPSDKSMQLWGLPKAGHPVSLGVLPVGGTAKFKAASVSAYPVLAVSVEPVGGSPNPNGPTGPVVYTGKVIPAA
- a CDS encoding sigma-70 family RNA polymerase sigma factor, with the translated sequence MTTILSHDPTPDTLVQLLDRVASEDAAALRALYDLTSSKLFGLALRILVKREWAEEVLQDAFVNIWRYAGDYKAGLSAPMTWMAAIVRNRALDYLRRQKANGASAETEWSDALDDTLPANEADPSDQMLMSQEARQLAICMDRLEANQRQAVALAYLRDQSHSEVADVLKVPLGTVKSWIRRGLEKLKTCLGGL
- a CDS encoding helix-turn-helix transcriptional regulator, which codes for MTPSSPSSSNAPSVAPPLDATPARALGEFIRAHRERLSPMAVGLPPGPRRRTPGLRREEVAQLCGVSPTWYTWIEQGRPVSASADALARIAVALQLSRAERAYLFELAAQRDPAEPDPAAQDAPASLLKSVELIDAPAYVLDRQWNALRWNAQAAALFVGWLDGERDRNLLSFTFTGAGAQSLIVDWETRARRLVAEFRADSIRHLNDAPTRALIDSLSSASDAFARFWASQDVGEREGGTREFNHPTRGRLVYDQITFKPAHREDLKLVMLVGV
- a CDS encoding class I SAM-dependent methyltransferase; this encodes MKHHEQVADAFGSTAAAYLTSAVHATGADLQELAREVAAVPDAAVLDLGCGAGHVSFSVAPHAKSVVAYDIAEQMLATVAGAAQERGLENITTQQGPAERLPFADATFDRVLSRMSAHHWHDVPAALKEVRRVLKPGGRVVFVDIAGADHPLLDTHIQAVEVLRDGSHIRDYRGDEWLALFEQAGFKAGIRSRWRLPLQFDTWVARMRTPPERVTAIRSLWKNAPDEVRQYFAVQDDGSFELDALMVEAE